In Parasteatoda tepidariorum isolate YZ-2023 chromosome 8, CAS_Ptep_4.0, whole genome shotgun sequence, the DNA window gttcatcgaattttatcacagataaaattttagaagtaatgtggcgtaactaccactaaaattattaaatatcaattctctAGACTTGCCCTAGACAtgagacatgttaacttgattttaACTTGAGAAACCTTTAGATAGACGAAGGTTGacttagttcaaaattatgTCCTCTCAGTTCCACTGCTCAGTATGCATTTAACATGTattccgaacactgatgtttctcttcatctatcctcagcagatcttaaaatatcgaatattaataatatcaacgaataaattaatatcaaatcgaatataacaaatatttcaccAAAAGCGACTACGTGAtagttgacattcaccggtgaaagtcgacattctcttgatttcgatcATTCACGGTTACATGTATTCTCCTTAAATCCCATCTTAATTTAGAatcaaagagagagagaaaaaaaatatggatagcAATCACTTATAACAGCATATTTCACCCAAAACCACgccaagataaaaaaaagttaaattccgCTTAGGAAATAAGATATCCACGCTCCATCAACCAAGTATTGTATTATGGCAAATATTTGACACTCACCCTATCGAGAAAATTCTATAGGCGGAGGCAACGAGTTGTAGAACAAAAACGCTGACGAAAGAAACGCTGCAACTTTCTACAAAGGAAGGATTTTTGTTGCTACTTTTTCCATTATTTCTTTGATGCCAGAACTGAAGCAGAAAGCGACTTTTATTAGATTGTGAAATTCTAtgccttttttctttcttttttttttgttctcctGTCTGAAAGAcgtaagaatataaaaaaagaaatcgctGATCTCAACTGATCGTTTGCTGTATGGTTGATGCCATTGAAAGAGGCGTTCGAGTGTAGATGGATATCGATATAGCCTTTGTTATCGATGGAAAGTTCGTTAAGGAAGTGAAAGAATGTGgacaaaaacttttgaaatgtgTTGGTGTTGCCAATTTGAGTTTATGTCTGTTTCGAAACAAGaaggaaattttgatgaaataaattctgaaagtaAGCTTTATGGGTGGAGTGAATCGTTTctctgttttccttttttttttgtttaaacataaaattttacctttatattccaaaaaatgaaacaaattccatattatttgGTTACAACTGTGCTGTACATATCACGAGATATCGATAATGATGGAATATCGCGATAAcgacattttaaaatgtgttttcacGATATATCACTAGTACCATTGCCTTACAATCAGTGCCGTACATAGACATATGTGCGCAAACCTGGAAGAATCATAAATGCACACTATCTTAGAtgtaacacaatatttttaaaattataatatgagaCAAGAACTCTGGAAAGAAACATTCGGGATTGTCGAAGTGTCAACATTGATGAGATATTTAAAACTTCCGAAATTCGTAGTGATAATCCCCGAAAAAAGAGATCGAAACACTTATTTAggtttcaaaaacttaaatgcgCAATTCAAAATTcctgattttgtttttgtttgttccAGGTTTATGTGCTACCGCGGATTGCTGGTTTGTACACCCCTATAACATGTAGTCTGTATAATTTCTGGATCGTGCGTCCCCTCCCCCGAGCCTAGGGGGTGTTATTTACGCCACTGCTTACAATAAATATAGAACAtacgataataataaaatttgccaCATTATCGCGATCTTAATCGACAACGATAATAATCGAACATGATAATGTCACAAATATTATTGATAACGATATTTATCGAATGTACCATAAAATCAAGATCAATATGTCCCTATCGAAGGCtgttaaatatgcaaattatcgATTCAGATTTCATGAGAACGACTGATTTTGGAAAGGTGACTGGTATTTGTTGCTTTACTGCGGCGAAACTAAAGGAACAGATATcgtaaaagaaactaaaacgaTCCATCATTTCTCAAAACTTCTTGCTCAAATAGCAACTTTTCGAAGAAGTAAAGTCACCtgccttttttttatacattttgaaaaactctTTATCGTTCAACGGAGTTCCAAATGGAAACTttatatgaagaataaaaagcagaaaatcttttaaagaagaaaaaaatctttccaacTTATATAATTCGCTTCAGAGGGAAGTGGAATAGAAAATAggcattttaaaatggaatttataatAGAGTCATCcagaaaaagttttcttatagAAGTTTAGGAACATATTTAACGTAACTCTATTGAAAGGTTTAACGTATGTCTAGGGACACATTTAACTTGGATAATTCATGGATAAATTTTACACAACGCtaagataatatttaacttatctCTTAGGCAGGTGTAACATTAATACACTTACGATTAACATATCTCTTGGGCAAATTTAATCTAATTCTATCATCGGACTTATCGTTTATCTAGAAACAGATTTAACGTAACTCTGGAACAGGTTTAACATAGTCTTATGGACAGATTCAACATAAATATAGGAATATATCGggttgagtaaaaagttttccgCCAAGGCGAGATACCTCCGTGCCAGCAGCAGCCATTCCCGTGGTAGTTACCCTTTTCTGAAACAggcttttgcattttaaagctgaaatttGGAGCTACACAAgtgaataatttgtttgtcaaaaCTTTATCATCTTGTGCaccaaaaaagtgtttaaaatggAGCTATCATGCAAGCAGATCAGAACGATTATGTACTATGAGTTCCGAAATTAACTCAGTGTAACTGAATGCCACAAGAAAATGTGTGAAAGTTTAGGTTTCAATACTGTTTCTTATGATACAGTAAAAGTTTGGTTTCGAAAGTTTAATAATGGGAATTTCAACATTGAAGATGAACCACGCTCTGGCCGCCCTATTGAGGTTGATTGTGACCAATTGAAGCAAATTATTGATCAAGACAGAAATGTTTCAACACGAACCATTGCGTTAGAGCTTGACGCTTGCCAAAAAACAATAGTAAATGCCCTCAAACGCATAAATCTAACATTTAAGTTAAACCGCTGGGTTCCTCACGAATTGACTGCTGAAGACAAGAGCAAAAGAAAAGCGGTCTGTTTGGTTCTTCTCAGAGATCAAAGAAAAGAGAACATTCTGGACAGAATTGTGACCTGTGATGAAAAATGGGTATACTACAACAATACTAGCTGTAAAGGAGGGTGGTCAGCACACGGGGAATCAGCAGGTTCGGTTGCAAGATGAACGCTAACTAACAAGAAGGTCTTTCTCTGTATCTGGTGGGATTGTCGTGGAATTATCTACAAGGAGTACCTGAAAAGCGGGCAGGCTATCAACAGTACAATATGCTAATCAAAATTTGCGATGCCATTCGCGAAAAACGAAAAAACGAGTTCAGAAGGAAGGTGGTTCTCTTTCATCAAGATAACGCCCGGCCACATGTCAGTGCAATGACCGGCTGGACCCTATACACTCTGGAGTGGGATTTGATGCAACATCCACCTTACAGCCCAGACATGGCGCCTTCGGATTACTATCTGTTTTCACATCTGCAGCTGCATCTTTATGGCACAATCTTCCGTTCAAATGACGAGGTCATAAATGAGGTTGATCGCTTTCTGGACTCGCGCACCCCCCAGTTCTTCGCAGAAGGTATTGAAAAGTTGCCAAAACGTTGGCAGACTATTGTTGATTTGAATGGAGATTACTATCCTCATTAGCTTTGCTGATTTTCTATGTATTTATCATTTAACAGGATAGTTTTTTTTGGaggaaaactttttactcaaccTGATATTTAGTGTACCTTTATGAACAAATTTAACATAACTCTATGGGCAGACTCGACATTTATCTAGAAACAGATTTAGTGTAATTCTGGAGTCGAATCTAACAAAATCTAGAGAATTCAACTAACTAGCAGATATCTCAAAAATATCTGTCAAATTCCGTCTAAAAAAAGGCCTCTATCGCCCTATGCCAAAGAATAACTTTTCGTCTAAATTAACATctcatcccttttttttttcaaatagatttaaCTCTATGgtcaaatttaaactaaatctgTCGCACGATTTAACATATTACCAGgttctgatttaaaatatctcttttaaCAGATTTAAGATATCTCTTGGGACAAATTTATCATAACTCTAGAGAACACTTAACATATATATCAAGGAATAGATTTAACATTACTTTACGGgcagatttaaaataactataggAACTATAGGGATATATAACTGTAATAACAGATTCATTCctatttctgaaagaaaaggCTTAACATGATTCTTGGGACAGATTTTACTTTAAGGATAGATTTAACGTATATCTAGGGCCAGATTTAACGTATATCTAGGGTCAGATTTAACGTATATCTAAGAACAGATTTAACATTAATCTACGGACGATTTAACGTTACTTAGGGATAAATTTTACGTATCCGTAGGGTCAGTGGTCGAAAGTAGGGCACTACAGGAAGTGAAACTACTGTACTCTTTTTCGTAATTTGTAGTGTGgtgtgctacttttttaaaaagtagtgtaGTGGGTAGTACGATAcataaaaaaacagtagtttatAGCGATTCCTGTAAACTACTTTTAATGATAGTTTAGTAAAGAAACACGGCTCTAGCGTAActcatttttcgaatttgatgggATATTCACGGGTTTGTCAATGGATGTCATGAAAATGAACCTGTGGCTGTAGCTGAGCGTTAACAAGAATGACGTATTTAGAGTTACGCGTCACTAATATTCAAATTAGCCATtatgaaaaatagataattaattattttggtcaCACTTTTACATTGGAATGTACACTCGTGAAACATGgatgttattttaaaggaaGGGAACGCATTTTCGATGTACTTAATATCTTAGAGgaaatataaaagcattaaagaatttaaaaaaattcaagtatttgatcattttgcatttcttaaaataaatattcgctACCGAGAAAGGCGTTAAAAGTCGAAGGTTTGATGaagaatttggaagaaaaaaaacattttttgaataacaaacTGAGCTTatgtaaatatgaataaatatttcttaattattcccttCTAGCTTGTAAgccaattaataatttcttgtaAGCAATGCAAGCCAATTTATTATTCGAAACCATTTTGAACGTGGGTTTCAATTAAGTTCTTCAGCAAAGTTCTCGTCTCCTTAAAGTGGTGACTCATTTCGacagtagtttgtagtcactacaactaaaaaaaaagtagttgtagttaattgcatttgtaacaaagtagtggTAGCTGTagcaaacaacaaaaataatgtcatttttcTAACCACTGCCCTCCATCATCTAACTCTAGGAACAGATTTAACATCACTCTTGAGGCgcatgtctttttaaaaatattcctcatGATTCATCGGAATAACACCTTTCCCGTTATGCATCAAAGAATAACTTTTCGATAAAATAATGCcacatttttttcctattttttttctcgaacaTATGAGAAATTCTCTACCGTCCAACACAATACCAAATAAAACATCCGTgagaagaaaaacagaaaatccattaaaaaagaagagaatCTTTCCAACTTATAAGAAGATGGAAAATCTTCTTCGGCGAGACGTGGGATAGAAAATACTGAACAGAGACgttatctagtttttttttcccttcccttCAACATTTCTCAGCTGGGGAGTATGAAAAATCGTtctagtcgaaaaaattttaaggtcaCGTGAGAGGATCTCAATCCACTAAAGTGTTGGCCAGCAGATCGATCGTTGATCCGAAGAGAGAAATCTCTCTCTTGgttagaaaaaacaaacaattacaaataaatgagAGAAACAGATAATTCCCTTGATGATCatgaaagtaatttgaaaaaaaaaacgagttttttctgtttatatttttctagtaCTGAGAGCAATCCTGCTGTTTTTACCCGTTATTTGCAAGAGTTGttttgatacaggagttcccaaCCTATGGTTCTCGACCCGTTACTCTACGGGTTTGGTTACTAAAACTTCTCGGGGTGGGTTAATGGATAGATTGCTGACTTCCTAATGAGGTAGCCAGGCTCGAATACCCGCGATGGCGGGTCGGcatgaattctgctcccggctcgcgccgaccacagtgctgacttaaaatatcttgaTCTATAAAGACGGATCTTGAGTTAGAATTTCTTTGCTATCCGACATACCTGGGGAAGTGTCCGCGATTTTCCTCTTCGTGCCACGCTAACCCGGGTAAGTTCCGTTAGAAAATTGTTCGTGAAGGCTACAATGCTCGATCCAGTAGTTTCTTGATGTTCTGGGTTGGGTCTAAAATGACGTggctatggagttgagcattgatagtCGTTAACTCAAAAATGGGTAGAAGAGTAAGAAGATGAAGGGTATAATCTCCTAAAAGTGCTGCTAGAGTAAGTAATAAGAATCCAACTGGAACAcataattaaaatggaaatatcAAAAAGATGGGAGACTGAGGGATGGGTTCAACACATAGAGGTGCAAGAAAGAGCGTATTTTCAACcttccgttttttttctttctttcttttttttcctaattttaatggaagaaaatcGATGTTggtaatttaaatcaaaaaatcttaaaatatgtgctgttaattaacattctaacttatgtagagaaacttagctcaactttaatacgcctttttgctgataaagaGTAGCTGGTGATTACGTCATATGGgccacatgtgtgggtatgggaTGTCTTCTTCTTCTCCAATTAGCTtacaatttctaatattttttgggTTTGATATGAACTTTATTAACTATACAGACCTAAATCTATAgctcaatttatatttttatctaggCAATATAAGAGCGTAGAACTAccatgataattaaatttttttcagtgttaaaattattgtaaaagttCAGTAATATCCAGTACCACGATGAAtctaatttcatgaaaaatcagaaatgaatatgatcattcttttttaattaattgaaaagcgTTGATTTATCCTTGTTTAGACTCCAAAAATATGGATATATCTGAAATTTAGTAGTATACATTGATTTTATAACTTCCACGTCattcgccaaattggcgatttttttaattattagtttctaaatatttaaaatatttgtctacAAGCCGGAACTTTTCAAAGGTGACATTCTTACACGAAACTGTTCCTTAGAATTGCTTACTGATAAGTACTTTGGAAATTTCCTGAAAAGACTGTAACATCATTTTGCCAACATGAAAATCGTGCTGTTttgtgttttatatatatatatgtaaaaaacgctctttaaaaaacatttgaaatatattttgaaaaatgtggcttatcattattGTTCAAAAACCTTCGTATgcagtataaaattaaagatttactCAGAGTTTAAGACACTCACTGTGATTTCGTTTTGTTTTCTCTTGGCGAGCGAGTTTCGAAAAAGAAACTTGATGCAATTTCGTCTTTACAGAATCAAAATcttgaagaaaaatagaaaatccaTGGAATAATCCATTTCCCATCTGACAAATTCTAAATGTGATGGATTCTCGATACATAAAAGTACCGACAGAGACgatatctgaaataaatatttatttctcttctcTTCTTCCATTGCGAAGGTGGATTTGAAATATCGTTCTTTTCGGAAGAATTTTAAGGTCACGTGACGGAACTCCAATCCACTCTCTGTAGTGTTGGCCAGCAGATCGATCGGTAATTCGAGCAGACAAGTCGGAACCgggaaaaataatgagaaaaaaaaacacaacatattttaaagaaatgctcTGTCGAAAAACATCGATTATTAAATGCCATGCGCAAATAATTTGTACACCGAGCAtcatgtcatttttaaaatattttgaaggaaagaaaaagtaacatagtttctaaaagtaataaaagttactatttaaattttggaatttaaatgaGTGATGAAGTTTAATTTCATCAACTCGTCTTTTTGGAGATCTAATATCGTTTgtcttgatttattatttatactaattctaaatattccaaatacacggaaaaagtttaaaatacttaaaatgttacttaatGTTATTAcgtgcaatttatttttgtaattttctaaacTCCTGTACTGTGAAATTTCGTTTTCAATAACATACAGTAATatacataaaagttaaaaatatggagaaaaaaacatggaaaataataaataattatggaaagagaagaaaaaagctattaaaataaaatatttaaagagaaatttaaattttaaaaaatttaaaaagacggaaaacaaaataatgaaaagatgcATCTCTTCATCACCTTATACGATTATATCTGcgaaaaggagtgctttctaatattatatcaatatagccaaagcaaagtataccaatacaatagtgtgaggagcactcaaaaaaatttgaaaagaaaatagagCACATTAAGTAAGAAATTTATACGAACTAAAACATATcaaacaaaaaactgaaaataaaatattaagaaaatacagaacaaaacaaaacacaaaacgaaGTCTAAAAAGGGAGTAgtaaattcaaatgaacttacatctactggaatctttcaagaatcttgtaaaatattttcataatacgATTACGAAATACGAAAACACGAGCAAATAAAGGGATCTCTTATGgcgcgttcttactgcattacTGAAGcgtgtttgatttgttagttaccttttatatatatatatatataatacaaaaagtaaatacttttgtattaataaaagaattaaatctctttcgttttcataaaatgtctttgttaaagaataagcgtagagagattctattttgggaattcaaggctgaaaacataccaNATATATATAGCAAAGGtactcattttttacatttaatagaACCGTCAAACCTTAGAGTTTTCTCGATAGAACCTCTTAGTCTAGAACCACTTAATCTAGGATATAAAAGCTTTATGctgttcaaatttacaaaattattattgcatatttacgtgtttattttatcaaaatattttcaccttattgaaataacaaatgataaggTATGGATAAAACTTGTGGTTTTATCCATACCTTATTATTgtggtttttattttgattggaaCTGTAGCTTCTCCAATAACCATTTGTAggtgcatttaaatattattaactttaatagaTTTCTAAATATCAATACATTTTTCTCtatctttaaatcaaaatttttattttcgaaagcAGTTATATACATTCTGCCTGGAGACTTTAAACATTTGAACTTCACTTATTTTTGAATCATCGTCAGCCGAAAAAAATAAGCTCAACCccattgaatattttatcttttttatttaaatcaacaaaattctcgattatagttttatgaaattcgTCTTAAACGTCACCTaacatttgaaaagaatattccCCTTGAGCAACATCCTATCTCATCCTAAAACTATGATTCcaacaaattatatttctccTTTTATCAGTGAAAACGTATCaaataattcgaaattattCTTCTTGAAAATTGTAGCTTCTTTGCACGCTTTATTAGTTTTTGGCGCTTTTTCGGAATGAAATCAGTGGTTTCTGTGAGCTAGTTAGCGTTACCTCTGAAAGATGAATTTAATCTTAAAGAGTCCCGTAGTTTGAATTTAGCCTTGAGATGTTTATCAAACTACCGTTATATTACGTTTATCCATCCAAAAGCATTCATGAGTGGATAAAGAGAGTTTAAAGTTAGACATGGATGGATCGGTACCGTTTCCGAAtcagataaaagaattttattcggTTTGAAAAGATTTATGTTGAcattaggactgggcgatattagaaattatatatcgtgatatatcgtcagttttgcatcgcgatatagcgatgtatcgcgatatagtatttttgaatttcatttacttNTTATGTTGACATAGAACAATAAATACCAtgtaatgtgttaaaaaatctaattattaaaattttttggaaaactgGAACAAAGGAATGAgttgaaaattgaatattaatatattcatgAGTGGATAAAGATAGTTTTAAGTTAAACTTGGGTGAATAAATACCCTTTACTAAATTTCaaacgaatttcaaaaaaaaaaaaatcagtaaatttttgattaattttctgctagcatacctgcaagtgacgtagtgtgggtatctcgatcctgattggttgttgaaacgtagcatttgtttacgttgGCAACTGCTCTTTCGAATAAGCCAAGCCCgccaagtatcaattctcttaaatgatacattctatattcttacataatgatttcaattatttaNGAGATGTTTATCAAACTACCGTTATATTACGTTTATCCATCCAAAAGCATTCATGAGTGGATAAAGAGAGTTTAAAGTTAGACATGGATGGATCGGTACCGTTTCCGAAtcagataaaagaattttattcggTTTGAAAAGATTTATGTTGACATAGAACAATAAATACCAtgtaatgtgttaaaaaatataattattaaaattttttggaaaattggaACAAAGGAATgagttgaaaattgaatttaatatattcatgaGTGGATAAAGATAGTTTTAAGTTAAACTTGGGTGAATAAATACCCTTCACTAAATTTCaaacgaatttcaaaaaaaaaatcagtaaatttttgattaattttctgCTAGcataatgggatacctgcaagtgacgtagtgtgggtatctcgatcctgattggttgttgaaacgtagCATTTATTTACGTTGGCAACTGCTCTTTTGaataagccaagcccgtcaagtatcaattctcttaaatgatacattctcaatatattcttacacaatgattttaattatttatatttcttaacacCAATACAAACATGATTTCGCGTAGAATATAAACAACcaaattatgcatcgaagttgccaggtacacaaaacaaaaatatgtcacAGTAACTATAAAATGCATTatgagataataattttaagttaagtaaaagacgcagacgagaaagaattacatttcaataaattccaTAAAGGGctgtatataattaatttgacgTTATGCAACATGCTAACGTATGTGGATAAACTTTAACTCGCCATTTCGCTTATAAACGACAAGCTGGCAAcgacgtcataggtcacgtgtGTGGGCATTCTGATCTTCTTCGTCTTGTGTGCAAATACCCAATTAAAACTACTTATTTGTCTTGAaatgatttacattttaaattgaaaatttaatctgaagaaatgtgttaaaatgatttaattgcaaaaaaaaaattagactgctgtaaaaaataaacagaaatataaattaaacataaactgtaacgaaataaattgttatgaaTCAAAAGTTGCTTCGAATCAGTTATCTGTATTCCTTAGTTTATTTTGCATAGAAAAACTGCATCGATTCTTTTTATTACAGCGTTTACTATTGTTTAAGAAATACAGTGATTCATTGGAATAGAATAGTtagcttaaaattgttttatttgaaaaaaaaaaataaaacgatttttctaatttgaatacATCACTTCGCatagagtttaaaaataagtcttGTAGTAATTGGATTACAATTTCAATGGATTCTTCTAAACTTAGGAAATAAATCACATCTTTGAATCCTACCAAATGACTATTCTTATCCTAACTGGAAACTTCTTTAATCCTcgtgttatttttattcctttcatgGCACTTTTTCgttgatttttaatcaaattatcaCTTCACAGATGATAACTTAGAAAAACTAAATCACTCAAAACATTCATCTCGatggcaaaaattattttttatgactttactattcttattataactattcattaatttgtattaattattattataactattataactattattatatttttataattattattataactattataattattattacatttttataattattattatatttttataactattattatattattattataattattattataacttttactATAACGATCCattaagttatattaattttatttagaaaattgtcgaaaacattttgaattctaaGTTACATAAGTTtcaacatgattttaaatttatgttattttaaataataaaatataagttatgaGTGCAATCTTTCTAATAGCTCTcgagtaagaaaaattttacaatgaggatatttttaatattttataactcagaaactatttaacctatttcattcaaattttggttttatacctaaatgtaatttagttttaaactattttgtatGCCGCTCAGATTAATTATTTTGCCATAGTTAGTTAATTATGCTTTTTCCCTAGAATCTTTCTTTAATTGACAAGTTTTATTTGTgggcaaatatttttgttgttaaaaaattccaaagatACGCTGAAACACAAAGCATGTAAAAATGACGTCTAGTATTTTGCTCTAAACTTTGACCTCTGTTATTGGTTGGAATAATACTTTTCAGATTGCTACTATCCCTCCCCTGGTAAACCGTGATTGAGGGGGAAGTGGTTGTTTTGAGAAAGTACGTCTTTCTgccgtaacttaaaatgtcgtcTGCATATTTTTACACGCTAAATAACAAGTGCTGCACTAATTATATAGCATATTTTAGTACAACCTTCTATTATTCGCATTCTCGCATCTGTAAATGCATGAAAATCTGaccatttgatcaaaagttactcaTGTATTCcgcttttctatttttagcactgtatattgtttttaaataacagttttaatgaaaaatgtataaaataaagtacGAACGATTTGatgcgtttattattattacttttaattatttctttttttttaaagttcaaaatacaaccagagaaataaaatgtacagcaaatgaataattataaattcccAGAAACAATGTCAATCTGCAAATTAAATAGGAATAAAaggagaaataatttaattaaagcgagagtttattattattttttcttttttgttcccTTATCTGAACAAATGATGTGTCTTAACCAAGTCCTTTGACTAAGTGCCCATTAATGTTTTTTAGGGGAGACAATTAACTAACTGATTACAAAATCGATGAAAGAAGTTTTTAactgagaaaatgaaaataatgtttttagcGGTTAATACaacaattatttaatgctaaattaataaaatgcaccttgttataaataattagaaacatacataattttaatgtatcagACACAGAaatctttacttattttaatttaattcaattatcaaaatttccaattttatttttcaaaaaaaaacaaaaaacatatataatattttttttattattacgtcCATTTTGCTGCTGCGGAACCACCCATCTGAAGCGTGTAGGTCGCAAGTTGTGCATccctaatttaataatttgatgcCCAAAATTGAGAGTGTGGTCATAAAATATACGTTTATATGTGAGCATTTTGATATTGCTATCATTTAAACGTAACTTTTAATGTTCTTAAACTTGCCCAAATCTTCCACGATTTCATGTATTTTCCCGTCTCATGATTGATGGTCAGAATCAGtcattcaaatgtttttaatatagatttaaatttcttgaggATGAACATTTCCAGGCAAAATAACTATGTCACCATGAGTGacaaaaatcaagagaatgtcgacttttactggtaaattttaataatcac includes these proteins:
- the LOC122269502 gene encoding histone-lysine N-methyltransferase SETMAR-like, whose amino-acid sequence is MCESLGFNTVSYDTVKVWFRKFNNGNFNIEDEPRSGRPIEVDCDQLKQIIDQDRNVSTRTIALELDACQKTIVNALKRINLTFKLNRWVPHELTAEDKSKRKAVCLVLLRDQRKENILDRIVTCDEKWVYYNNTSCKGGWSAHGESAGSVAR